Proteins from a genomic interval of Alteromonas macleodii ATCC 27126:
- a CDS encoding LysE family translocator translates to MQYMNEFLTIALVHLVAVASPGPDFAVVVRNSVAYGRRIAMYTSIGIGLAILLHVAYSLVGLSVVIATTPWLFTTFSYAAAAYLLYLAFGALRSGPVKQDQAVNAEKKTSHISAKRAVWMGFLTNGLNPKATLFFLSLFTAIISIDTPFTVKLGYGIYLAIATGLWFCFLSYLLSTSKVAELIGKKGYWLDRAMGVLLVGLAAKLVLG, encoded by the coding sequence TGCGTTGGTACACCTTGTGGCTGTTGCTAGCCCAGGGCCAGATTTCGCGGTGGTTGTTCGAAACAGCGTGGCCTATGGCAGACGTATCGCCATGTACACCAGTATAGGGATTGGCTTAGCTATATTACTGCATGTGGCTTACTCGTTAGTCGGGCTTAGTGTGGTTATTGCAACTACTCCATGGTTATTCACCACATTTAGCTATGCCGCCGCAGCTTATTTACTGTACCTTGCGTTTGGTGCGCTTAGAAGCGGGCCTGTAAAGCAGGACCAGGCAGTTAACGCTGAAAAGAAAACATCCCACATATCTGCAAAGCGCGCAGTTTGGATGGGCTTTCTCACAAATGGACTAAACCCAAAAGCAACGCTATTTTTCCTCTCATTGTTTACTGCAATTATTAGTATTGATACTCCATTTACAGTGAAACTTGGCTACGGTATCTATTTAGCTATAGCTACTGGACTGTGGTTCTGTTTTCTTTCATACCTTTTGAGCACCAGTAAAGTAGCTGAGCTTATTGGTAAAAAAGGGTATTGGTTAGACCGTGCGATGGGGGTGCTACTCGTCGGTTTAGCTGCGAAATTAGTACTAGGTTAA